In Stenotrophomonas sp. ASS1, the following proteins share a genomic window:
- a CDS encoding nuclear transport factor 2 family protein, whose amino-acid sequence MSGAGQPADAALAAELEALERALHAPQVRADREQLAALLDEDFSEIGSSGRCYGRDAALQEIPLERAQVLIESEQYAVWLLAEDLAQVRYRSRYHVDGQAQGWVLRSSLWRRHAQEWRVVFHQGTPAAG is encoded by the coding sequence GTGAGCGGTGCTGGCCAGCCCGCCGACGCGGCGCTGGCTGCCGAGCTGGAGGCGCTGGAACGCGCGCTGCATGCGCCGCAGGTGCGGGCCGATCGCGAGCAACTGGCGGCACTTCTGGACGAGGATTTCAGCGAGATCGGCAGTTCCGGGCGATGCTACGGCCGTGATGCGGCGTTGCAGGAGATCCCGCTGGAGCGCGCTCAGGTGCTGATCGAATCGGAACAGTACGCGGTGTGGCTGTTGGCCGAGGATCTGGCCCAGGTGCGCTACCGCAGCCGCTATCACGTTGATGGCCAGGCCCAGGGCTGGGTGTTGCGCAGTTCGCTGTGGCGACGGCATGCGCAGGAATGGAGGGTGGTGTTTCACCAGGGCACGCCCGCGGCGGGGTAG
- the sugE gene encoding quaternary ammonium compound efflux SMR transporter SugE yields MAWIYLLFAGLLEIVWAVSMKQSEGFTKLTPTVVTIIGMIASFWLLAVAMRSLPLGTAYTIWTGIGAVGAFVVGIVFLGEQVSPMRIGAAVLIVSGLVLMKLSSS; encoded by the coding sequence ATGGCCTGGATCTATCTGTTGTTCGCCGGCCTGCTGGAAATCGTCTGGGCCGTGTCCATGAAGCAGTCCGAAGGCTTCACCAAGCTCACCCCTACCGTGGTCACCATCATCGGCATGATCGCCAGCTTCTGGCTGCTGGCGGTGGCCATGCGCAGCCTGCCGCTGGGCACCGCCTACACGATCTGGACCGGCATCGGCGCGGTCGGTGCGTTCGTGGTCGGCATCGTCTTCCTCGGTGAGCAGGTCAGCCCGATGCGGATCGGTGCGGCGGTGCTGATCGTTTCCGGCCTGGTGCTGATGAAACTCTCGAGCAGCTGA